The Vicia villosa cultivar HV-30 ecotype Madison, WI linkage group LG1, Vvil1.0, whole genome shotgun sequence genome includes a region encoding these proteins:
- the LOC131613453 gene encoding glycine-rich cell wall structural protein 2-like, translating to MLPFNTTDHLKHIFTTIFLAFLITVAASSGGRKVDMASGGAPTGASGSGHGPNWDYGWAWGSAPGSGWGYGSGSGHSPSGFGRGYGFGFGTGTGSGSGYGYGSGSGGAHGGGYGSGSGNSGGAHGGGGGGGYGSGSGGGGVNGVGRATNNKKSPSESKGKTNHA from the coding sequence ATGCTACCATTCAACACTACTGATCATCTCAAACACATCTTCACCACTATTTTTCTTGCCTTTCTGATCACGGTGGCAGCCAGTAGCGGTGGAAGAAAGGTAGATATGGCGAGCGGCGGTGCACCGACGGGCGCAAGTGGTTCAGGTCATGGTCCAAACTGGGACTACGGCTGGGCATGGGGTTCAGCACCAGGAAGTGGGTGGGGTTATGGTTCAGGTTCAGGACATTCTCCTTCTGGTTTTGGTAGAGGTTATGGATTTGGTTTCGGAACCGGGACTGGATCTGGTTCTGGATATGGTTATGGATCTGGTAGTGGTGGTGCTCATGGTGGTGGTTATGGAAGTGGTTCTGGAAATTCTGGTGGTGCTCATGGTGGCGGTGGCGGTGGCGGTTATGGAAGTGGTTCAGGTGGTGGTGGAGTGAATGGTGTTGGTAGAGCTACTAACAACAAGAAGTCACCTTCGGAGTCTAAGGGTAAAACCAACCATGCATAA